Proteins encoded by one window of Rouxiella chamberiensis:
- a CDS encoding MFS transporter, whose protein sequence is MQNKSTLLLLTLSVAVFGVITTEIAIIGLLPMLVSQLHVTPTQVGFLVSIYAVIVAVTGPFITLMLSGFNKKTVLLSILVVFIISNLIYATTDVFNLMLLFRILPALAHAVFFAVALVVAANSVPKEKSAGAAAKVFAGVAIGLVLGVPLSSLIAEHISLAAAFYFGAAACVMAFVGVLLFVPSMPAKEKVSFGSQIKVLRNGKLWMTITTVSMIFAAMFSSFSYVADYLTKITHLDNNDISAMLILFGLCGFIGNFIFSNFLQKSLVKTTSIYPLLFTVVLLLVWWLGFSPLAMCLLTVFWGACHSSGLVVSQTWLMREASEAPEFANSLYMSFSNLGITLGSLTGGWFIANLGTHAVVLSSVIFALLAFLSIVIKHRADRSSYQSSQEAA, encoded by the coding sequence ATGCAAAATAAAAGTACGCTGCTATTGCTGACCCTGTCGGTAGCGGTATTCGGTGTCATCACCACGGAAATTGCCATTATCGGTTTATTGCCGATGCTGGTTTCACAGCTTCATGTCACGCCGACGCAGGTTGGATTTCTGGTCAGTATCTACGCCGTAATTGTTGCGGTAACAGGGCCGTTTATTACCTTGATGTTGTCCGGCTTCAATAAAAAAACCGTGCTGCTGTCCATTCTCGTGGTGTTTATCATCTCGAACCTGATTTACGCCACCACGGATGTCTTCAATTTAATGCTGCTATTTCGTATTCTTCCGGCGCTGGCACATGCCGTATTCTTTGCCGTGGCGCTTGTTGTGGCGGCCAATTCGGTGCCGAAAGAGAAAAGCGCCGGTGCCGCCGCCAAGGTATTTGCAGGCGTGGCGATTGGGCTGGTATTGGGCGTGCCGCTGAGTTCGCTGATTGCCGAACATATTTCTCTGGCCGCCGCGTTTTACTTTGGTGCCGCGGCCTGTGTCATGGCTTTCGTGGGCGTCTTGCTGTTCGTGCCGTCAATGCCTGCCAAGGAAAAGGTATCCTTTGGTAGCCAGATTAAAGTGCTGCGAAACGGTAAACTCTGGATGACCATTACCACCGTTTCAATGATATTTGCCGCGATGTTCTCGAGCTTTAGTTACGTAGCGGACTATTTGACGAAGATAACTCACCTCGATAACAACGACATCAGCGCCATGCTCATTCTCTTTGGCCTGTGCGGGTTTATCGGCAATTTTATCTTCAGCAATTTTTTGCAAAAAAGCCTGGTCAAGACAACCTCTATCTATCCGCTGCTTTTCACCGTTGTGTTGCTGTTAGTCTGGTGGTTAGGATTTTCGCCGCTCGCCATGTGTCTGCTTACCGTGTTCTGGGGTGCCTGTCACTCTTCCGGTCTGGTCGTCAGCCAGACCTGGTTGATGCGTGAGGCCAGTGAAGCGCCGGAATTTGCCAACAGCCTGTATATGTCGTTTTCGAATCTTGGGATAACTCTCGGTTCGCTGACCGGCGGCTGGTTTATCGCCAATCTCGGCACGCACGCCGTTGTTCTGAGCAGCGTTATCTTTGCGTTGCTGGCCTTTCTGAGCATTGTTATCAAGCACCGCGCCGATCGCAGCAGTTATCAGTCCAGTCAGGAAGCGGCCTGA
- a CDS encoding LysR family transcriptional regulator, producing MRKTEHLGGITAFVTTAQLGSFTAASERLGLTKSAVGKSVKRLEDRLGLKLFQRSTRRLSLTPDGERFLLSCQHALDILEQAEAELTSHIARPAGRLRVDLPAAFGRQRVLPVLLNITRRYPELALTVTFSERFVDLIEEGIDLVIRIGELPDSSGLVARRLTTQKLVICASPDYLIEKGEPETPDALSQHHGVVGFRRNQPVSWLLKEQDGRIKRYTPPPTYEFADGDAMLSAVLAGCGLSQLPLWLVGKYLHSGELKEVLSGHSGGEMPISALWPKSRQLLPKIRYVVDELLKAAADGLLD from the coding sequence ATGCGAAAAACAGAGCATCTAGGCGGTATCACCGCCTTTGTCACCACCGCGCAGCTCGGCAGTTTTACTGCCGCGTCCGAGCGGCTTGGGCTGACCAAATCGGCAGTAGGCAAAAGTGTCAAGCGCCTCGAGGACCGGCTTGGGCTCAAGCTTTTTCAGCGGTCGACGCGCAGGCTCAGCCTGACGCCGGATGGCGAGCGTTTTCTGCTGAGCTGTCAACATGCCCTCGATATTCTCGAGCAGGCCGAAGCGGAGTTGACGTCACATATTGCCCGCCCCGCCGGACGATTGAGAGTAGACTTGCCCGCGGCATTTGGCCGACAGCGGGTCCTGCCCGTGCTGTTAAATATCACGCGTCGTTATCCTGAGCTGGCCTTGACGGTGACCTTCAGCGAACGATTCGTCGACCTGATTGAGGAAGGCATCGACTTGGTTATTCGTATTGGTGAACTGCCTGACAGCAGTGGTCTGGTGGCGAGACGATTAACCACCCAGAAGCTGGTTATCTGCGCGTCGCCGGATTACCTCATCGAAAAGGGCGAACCCGAGACGCCCGACGCATTAAGCCAACATCATGGCGTGGTCGGCTTTCGCAGGAACCAACCCGTGTCCTGGTTATTGAAGGAACAGGACGGGCGAATAAAGCGCTACACACCCCCGCCCACCTACGAGTTCGCTGACGGCGACGCCATGCTATCCGCCGTGTTGGCCGGATGCGGGCTATCGCAGCTGCCGCTATGGCTGGTCGGTAAATATCTGCACAGCGGGGAGTTGAAAGAAGTGCTGTCCGGCCATTCGGGCGGCGAAATGCCCATCAGCGCGCTGTGGCCCAAAAGCCGCCAACTGCTGCCCAAAATTCGTTACGTGGTCGACGAATTACTCAAGGCGGCGGCAGACGGTTTGCTGGATTAA
- a CDS encoding SDR family oxidoreductase, with translation MHTSASALIIGASRGIGLGIVKQLANLGWHVTATCRGIPPEDSPLSVQWLTVDINDQVQRQALSAQLSSREFDLIFINAGVYGPDHQDVNQASEQEIFALFMTNTFSPVRCATELLPRLKPQTGVLALMTSQLASLNENDSATYPLYAASKAALNMLTRGLKNANRESDFTLLSIHPGWVQTDMGGKNATLTVEESTEGIAEQVLAWRGKGGHHFIDYSGKTLKW, from the coding sequence ATGCATACGTCCGCTTCAGCCCTGATTATTGGCGCGTCCCGAGGAATCGGTTTGGGTATCGTTAAACAACTCGCAAATCTTGGCTGGCACGTGACGGCCACCTGTCGTGGGATTCCCCCAGAGGACAGTCCTCTGTCCGTTCAATGGCTTACCGTGGACATTAACGATCAGGTTCAGAGACAGGCCTTGAGCGCGCAGTTGTCATCTCGTGAATTTGACCTGATCTTTATCAATGCTGGCGTTTACGGACCAGATCATCAGGACGTGAATCAGGCGAGTGAACAAGAGATTTTCGCGCTGTTCATGACCAATACCTTTTCTCCGGTTCGCTGTGCAACGGAACTTCTGCCACGGCTTAAGCCTCAAACGGGCGTACTGGCATTGATGACTTCTCAGTTGGCGAGTCTCAATGAAAACGATTCAGCGACTTACCCTTTATATGCCGCCAGCAAAGCCGCCCTCAATATGCTGACGCGGGGTTTGAAAAATGCGAATCGAGAAAGTGATTTTACCCTCCTGTCGATTCATCCAGGCTGGGTACAAACCGATATGGGCGGCAAAAATGCCACATTGACGGTGGAAGAAAGCACGGAAGGTATTGCTGAACAGGTGCTCGCCTGGCGCGGTAAAGGTGGGCATCATTTTATTGATTACTCAGGGAAAACATTGAAGTGGTAA
- a CDS encoding ABC transporter substrate-binding protein, producing MALLASLSGNAVLADTLQPRHGGTLNLVLSYEPPALISLTTVATPALSVSAKVTEGLLSYDFDLKPRPQLATSWEISPDGTRYTFHLRPNVKWQDGQDFTSADVAYSIELLKKVHPRGSSTFANVTQVETPDPLTAVIVLSKPAPYLIKAFAAAESPIIPRHLYEGTNALTNPHNNAPIGTGPYIFEKWVRGSYILYRRNPNYWDHSKPYLDQLVVKFIPDDAARSAAFETGDADLGYRTPVALNDVARLKTLPTLGFETVGNSYSFNVTSLQFNLDDPHFKDLRVRQAVAHAINRTIILQVAYFGLGQVTASPIAPGLKEYNDPTPSPYNFDIKAANELLDTAGYKRGADGTRFAVTLDYNPIAADIFKTAQYIRSALSPLGIKVTLRSQDLSTFVRRVYTDRDFSFTVNGHSNLFDPTVGVQRIFWSKNFRKGVPVLQCLSLPES from the coding sequence GTGGCGTTATTAGCCAGTCTCTCGGGGAACGCCGTTTTAGCCGATACGCTGCAACCTCGGCACGGCGGCACTCTTAATCTTGTACTGAGCTATGAACCCCCTGCGCTTATCTCATTGACTACCGTGGCCACCCCGGCATTGAGTGTCAGTGCAAAAGTCACCGAAGGCCTGCTTAGCTACGATTTTGATTTAAAGCCCAGGCCGCAGCTGGCAACAAGTTGGGAAATCAGCCCTGACGGTACCCGCTACACTTTTCATCTGCGCCCGAATGTAAAATGGCAGGATGGACAGGATTTCACCTCTGCTGACGTCGCCTACTCCATCGAATTGCTCAAAAAGGTGCATCCACGCGGGTCCAGTACCTTCGCCAATGTTACCCAGGTCGAAACCCCGGACCCTCTAACTGCCGTGATTGTCTTGTCAAAACCGGCGCCCTATTTGATTAAAGCTTTCGCCGCCGCTGAATCACCGATAATTCCACGCCATTTGTATGAAGGCACCAACGCGCTGACGAATCCCCATAACAATGCGCCGATTGGCACCGGGCCCTATATCTTCGAGAAATGGGTACGCGGCAGCTATATTCTGTATAGGCGAAACCCCAATTATTGGGATCATTCCAAGCCCTATCTCGATCAACTGGTCGTTAAGTTTATTCCTGACGATGCCGCCCGTTCGGCAGCGTTTGAAACAGGGGATGCCGATCTTGGCTATCGTACACCGGTCGCATTAAATGACGTCGCGAGGTTAAAAACCTTGCCCACACTCGGCTTTGAGACCGTGGGAAACAGCTACTCATTTAATGTGACGTCGCTTCAGTTCAACCTCGACGACCCGCATTTCAAAGACCTTCGCGTGAGGCAGGCGGTGGCTCATGCCATCAACCGCACTATTATCTTGCAGGTAGCCTATTTTGGGCTGGGGCAAGTGACGGCCTCGCCCATTGCGCCCGGCCTGAAAGAATATAATGACCCGACCCCCTCCCCCTACAATTTTGATATCAAGGCTGCCAATGAACTTCTGGATACGGCGGGATATAAAAGAGGCGCCGACGGCACGCGTTTTGCCGTTACGCTGGACTACAATCCCATTGCCGCAGATATTTTCAAAACGGCACAATATATCCGTTCGGCCCTCTCGCCGCTGGGTATCAAAGTGACCTTACGCTCGCAAGACCTCTCGACCTTTGTACGACGCGTGTATACCGACCGAGATTTTTCTTTCACCGTGAACGGACACAGTAATCTTTTTGACCCTACCGTAGGCGTACAAAGGATCTTCTGGTCGAAAAACTTCCGCAAAGGCGTACCGGTTCTCCAATGCCTCTCATTACCAGAATCCTGA
- a CDS encoding hydantoinase B/oxoprolinase family protein, with amino-acid sequence MMTQDVIQHQVIWNRLISVVEEQAQALIRTAFGTSTREAGDLSAGVFLPDGRMVAQAVTGTPGHVNSMADSVLHFLDVFPIETLKPGDVLVTNDPWKGTGHLYDIVMVTPVFYHGNPIALFASTLHVVDIGGLGPGPDGRQIYHEGLFLPIMKFIHGGELDNNVLSIVKANVREPEQVEGDFFALVACNDVGARRLVSVLDEFGLADLLDAGEYILDHSRQAMLTAVREWPRGTWDAEMWIDGYGEPLLLKARLTVSHEGIDVDYTGTSGFVAKGINVVKAYTDAYTSFGIRCLIGSDVPNNSGSLGVIRVSAPEGSILNAPYPAAVTSRHIIGQMLPDVVFGCLRQARPGDVPAEGSSCLWNIQLSGGHVLPGYDAQSFLSQPRFSITSFSTGGTGARPHLDGLSTTSFPSGVRNVSLEILESISPVVFWRKEYRTDSGGAGQQRGGLGQIIEVSHGQNAPMALGAAWDRIDFPARGAEGGSAGAPGRVRLSTGEILSGKGQQIIPPGAHLIVETPGGGGLGVPAERAITRIERDVKNALISASSALHDYSLKNNE; translated from the coding sequence ATGATGACTCAGGACGTTATTCAACATCAGGTAATCTGGAATCGCCTGATTTCGGTGGTTGAAGAGCAGGCGCAGGCACTGATCCGTACCGCTTTCGGCACATCGACTCGTGAGGCCGGTGACCTTTCGGCCGGTGTGTTTTTACCTGATGGTCGTATGGTGGCGCAGGCCGTGACGGGCACGCCGGGTCATGTCAATTCCATGGCCGATTCGGTACTGCATTTTCTTGACGTATTCCCCATTGAAACCTTAAAGCCGGGCGATGTGCTGGTGACCAATGATCCCTGGAAAGGCACGGGGCATCTATACGACATCGTGATGGTGACGCCCGTCTTTTATCATGGCAACCCTATCGCGCTCTTTGCTTCTACCCTGCATGTGGTGGACATCGGCGGACTCGGTCCGGGCCCGGATGGCCGTCAAATTTATCATGAGGGTCTATTCCTGCCGATCATGAAGTTTATTCACGGCGGCGAGTTGGACAACAATGTGCTGTCGATAGTGAAAGCCAACGTCCGCGAACCGGAACAGGTCGAGGGTGATTTTTTTGCTCTGGTGGCCTGCAACGATGTTGGCGCGCGTCGCCTGGTCAGCGTGCTTGACGAGTTCGGATTAGCGGATCTGCTCGACGCGGGTGAATACATTCTTGACCATTCAAGACAGGCGATGCTAACGGCAGTAAGGGAATGGCCTCGGGGCACCTGGGATGCCGAGATGTGGATAGACGGCTATGGCGAACCCCTGCTTCTGAAAGCCAGACTGACCGTCAGCCATGAAGGTATTGATGTCGATTACACCGGCACATCCGGGTTTGTCGCCAAAGGTATTAATGTCGTTAAAGCCTATACCGACGCCTACACCTCATTTGGTATCCGCTGCCTGATTGGCTCGGACGTGCCGAACAACTCGGGATCGCTGGGTGTTATCCGCGTCTCAGCGCCCGAAGGTTCCATTCTCAACGCGCCCTATCCCGCGGCGGTGACCTCGCGTCACATCATTGGCCAGATGCTGCCCGATGTGGTGTTCGGCTGTCTGCGTCAGGCACGTCCCGGAGACGTTCCAGCCGAAGGATCATCATGCCTTTGGAATATTCAACTATCCGGCGGGCACGTGTTGCCGGGTTATGACGCCCAAAGCTTTTTGTCGCAGCCACGCTTCTCCATTACCAGCTTCTCAACGGGCGGCACCGGCGCGCGTCCACATCTGGACGGGTTGTCTACAACGTCTTTCCCAAGCGGCGTACGAAACGTGTCGCTGGAAATACTCGAATCCATCAGCCCGGTAGTGTTCTGGCGCAAGGAATACCGCACGGACTCTGGAGGTGCCGGTCAGCAGCGGGGAGGACTGGGACAGATTATTGAAGTTTCCCACGGTCAGAATGCCCCCATGGCATTAGGTGCGGCGTGGGATCGCATCGATTTTCCGGCGCGGGGTGCCGAGGGCGGTAGTGCCGGAGCGCCCGGTCGCGTTCGTCTGTCTACCGGCGAGATACTTTCCGGCAAGGGGCAGCAAATCATTCCACCGGGCGCGCATTTAATCGTCGAAACGCCGGGCGGCGGCGGATTGGGAGTACCGGCGGAGCGCGCCATTACCCGCATTGAGCGCGACGTAAAAAATGCGCTCATCAGTGCAAGCTCCGCGCTGCACGACTACAGCCTTAAAAATAATGAATAA
- a CDS encoding hydantoinase/oxoprolinase N-terminal domain-containing protein, protein MSGTEHSFTGTQKQKHRLAVDVGGTFTDVVLISGVNQFSSKVLTSADAPERAVLDGMENVLRDAALQFADVDLLILGTTLATNALIERKGAKTALVTTAGFRDLVEIGQEDRFAQYDVFLQKPLPLVERQWRFGIEERIDAQGKVRIELNEQQVHNLADELEEPGH, encoded by the coding sequence ATGTCTGGAACGGAGCACTCCTTTACAGGAACACAGAAACAGAAACACCGTCTGGCGGTAGACGTTGGCGGCACCTTTACTGACGTCGTGCTTATTAGCGGGGTAAATCAGTTTTCCTCCAAGGTATTAACCAGCGCCGATGCGCCAGAGCGCGCCGTACTTGATGGCATGGAAAATGTATTGCGTGACGCCGCGCTGCAATTCGCCGATGTGGATTTACTGATCCTCGGCACAACGCTTGCGACCAATGCATTAATCGAACGTAAAGGGGCCAAAACCGCATTGGTCACCACTGCCGGCTTTCGGGACCTGGTAGAAATTGGTCAGGAAGACAGGTTTGCCCAATACGACGTTTTCCTTCAAAAACCGCTGCCACTGGTTGAACGCCAATGGCGTTTTGGTATTGAAGAACGCATCGATGCACAGGGAAAAGTCAGAATCGAGCTAAACGAGCAGCAGGTGCATAACCTGGCCGACGAACTGGAAGAACCTGGGCATTGA
- a CDS encoding ABC transporter permease, protein MLEKRHWLLALLGRTLLQVIPTLLGILLIMFIILHLIPGDAVDVMAGESGGASAASMALMRDQYGLNLPAWQQFIRWFVHVLQGNLGFSPRFNAPVTELIFSRLPATLGLMVAAQVVALTFGVVFGVVMALFVGKWPDRFLSLFTLLLYSLPGFWIGLMLLVLFSVELGWLPSGGNITIGAQLSFWGTLKDSVLHAILPVFSLASFFIAIYSRLTRASMLEITHQDFVRTARAKGISPLRVTVRHVLRCALIPVVTVAGLHIATMLSGAAVIETVFAWPGLGRLALDAVMARDVNVLLGILFFSSLLVLVANFLVDLIHTWLDPRIKVR, encoded by the coding sequence ATGTTGGAAAAACGGCACTGGCTGCTGGCGCTGCTCGGGCGTACTTTATTGCAGGTGATCCCGACCTTGCTCGGTATCCTGCTTATCATGTTTATTATCCTCCACTTAATCCCGGGCGATGCGGTCGACGTGATGGCAGGCGAGTCTGGAGGTGCCAGCGCCGCGTCGATGGCACTGATGCGAGATCAGTATGGGCTTAACCTTCCGGCATGGCAGCAATTTATCAGGTGGTTTGTTCATGTACTACAGGGCAATCTTGGTTTTTCCCCGCGATTTAATGCCCCCGTAACAGAGCTCATTTTTTCGCGTCTGCCTGCCACGCTGGGATTAATGGTGGCCGCACAGGTCGTTGCCCTGACTTTCGGGGTGGTATTTGGCGTGGTGATGGCATTATTTGTCGGTAAATGGCCTGACCGCTTTTTGTCCCTATTTACCCTGCTGCTGTATTCCCTGCCTGGTTTCTGGATTGGTCTCATGCTGTTGGTACTCTTTTCCGTGGAATTAGGATGGTTGCCAAGCGGAGGAAATATCACTATCGGTGCCCAGTTGTCATTTTGGGGAACCCTCAAAGACAGTGTCCTCCATGCTATTTTGCCGGTTTTCTCTCTCGCCAGTTTCTTTATTGCCATCTATTCACGACTGACACGGGCTTCGATGCTGGAAATTACCCATCAGGATTTCGTGCGCACCGCCAGAGCCAAGGGAATATCTCCCCTGCGCGTCACGGTGCGCCATGTGTTGCGCTGCGCGCTTATTCCCGTTGTCACGGTGGCGGGGCTGCATATTGCTACCATGCTAAGCGGCGCGGCGGTGATTGAAACGGTATTTGCCTGGCCGGGATTAGGTCGTCTGGCACTGGATGCAGTCATGGCGCGCGACGTCAATGTACTACTGGGAATACTGTTCTTCTCGTCATTGCTGGTACTGGTGGCTAATTTTTTAGTGGACCTGATCCATACCTGGCTTGACCCGCGAATCAAGGTGCGTTGA
- a CDS encoding ABC transporter permease: protein MTIIPESTATSPGRPSGALRQLLRNPAGVVGLLILLTVILMALLAPWIYPGDPLDMVATPLLTPGTDAAYPLGTDAMGRDVIAGIFHGARVSLLIGVSATVIGLVIGILIGSIGGYFGGITDNVLVRITVLFQTMPAFLLVIILLAISTPSVTLIALSIGITSWPTVARLVRAEFRSLRNAEFVLAARTQDFSSWRIIFQEILPNALPAIIVTSSVMVASAILMESALSFLGLGDPNKVSWGFLIGSGREMLRSAWYLTAEPGLALVMTILGLNLLGDALNDAFNTRLRER from the coding sequence ATGACGATTATTCCTGAATCTACTGCTACCTCTCCGGGCCGTCCATCCGGCGCTTTGCGGCAGTTGCTGCGTAACCCTGCCGGCGTGGTGGGACTGCTCATCCTGCTGACAGTCATTCTGATGGCGTTACTGGCGCCCTGGATCTATCCGGGTGATCCGCTGGATATGGTTGCGACTCCACTCCTGACTCCCGGAACGGATGCGGCTTATCCATTGGGAACCGATGCAATGGGGCGGGATGTGATTGCCGGTATCTTCCACGGCGCTCGCGTCTCACTGCTGATTGGGGTCAGCGCGACCGTTATCGGGCTGGTCATAGGCATTTTGATTGGCAGCATCGGCGGCTATTTTGGCGGCATTACCGACAATGTTCTTGTGCGCATTACCGTATTGTTCCAGACCATGCCCGCCTTTTTGCTGGTGATTATCCTGCTGGCCATTTCAACTCCCTCGGTAACACTCATTGCCCTGTCGATAGGGATCACCTCATGGCCCACCGTGGCGAGACTGGTGCGAGCCGAATTTCGTTCCCTGCGTAATGCCGAGTTTGTGCTGGCGGCACGCACGCAAGATTTTTCGTCATGGCGAATAATTTTTCAGGAAATCCTCCCCAATGCGTTGCCCGCAATTATCGTCACCTCTTCGGTGATGGTCGCCTCAGCCATTTTAATGGAATCGGCTTTATCCTTTCTGGGCCTTGGTGACCCCAACAAGGTGAGTTGGGGTTTTCTTATTGGCAGCGGAAGAGAAATGCTGCGCAGCGCCTGGTATCTGACCGCAGAACCGGGGCTGGCGCTGGTAATGACCATTTTGGGACTCAATCTGCTGGGCGACGCATTAAACGACGCTTTCAATACACGGTTAAGGGAACGCTAA
- a CDS encoding ABC transporter ATP-binding protein has protein sequence MNPLLSIQELGVRFGQHRAVDGLSLTLARGKMLALVGESGCGKSATALSILGLLPAYAQVSGTMTYEGQNLLTLSSRKLRALRGNEIAMVFQEPMTSLNPVQTVGQQIIETLHEHLGLSGRMARTRAIELLDRVELPNPDKRVDYYPHQLSGGQRQRVMIAMAVACEPKLLIADEPTTALDVTVQGKIMALIDDLRKSMSMSVLMISHDLGLMSRWADEVAVMHGGRKLEQNHTRELFAEPRHEYTRGLLAASLHSQHDVHYRQRRLTEIRTLQGQSERSFSLYTPPTLRFPPLAHTAPSQPILSAQEVNVSYTQGGQRIDAVSDVSFDLFKGETLGLVGESGCGKSTLSRAILHLVNPDSGHIRLNGIDTVGLKESQLGALRSKVQMIFQDPFASLNPRQTVGGILDRVLKVSGVKDKTQRKQRIAFMVDRVGLPQNSLNRFAHEFSGGQRQRIGIARALITQPELIICDEAVSALDVSIQAQILNLLLEMKHEFGLSYLFISHNLDVVRYMADRVLVMQKGKIVESGEVETVWNRPQHPYTRELLEAVDAEYSRQRKQHLEIA, from the coding sequence ATGAACCCATTATTATCGATTCAGGAACTGGGCGTGCGCTTTGGTCAGCATCGGGCGGTCGACGGTCTCAGTCTGACATTGGCACGTGGAAAAATGCTGGCGCTGGTGGGGGAGTCGGGCTGCGGTAAATCGGCTACCGCACTGTCAATCCTCGGGCTGCTGCCGGCCTACGCGCAAGTCAGCGGTACGATGACCTATGAAGGGCAAAATCTTCTGACGCTGTCTTCGCGAAAACTACGGGCATTACGCGGTAACGAGATTGCCATGGTGTTTCAGGAGCCTATGACCTCATTGAATCCCGTACAAACCGTGGGTCAGCAGATTATCGAAACGCTCCACGAGCATCTCGGATTATCGGGTCGTATGGCCAGAACAAGAGCTATCGAACTTCTTGATAGGGTGGAACTTCCCAATCCAGATAAGCGTGTCGATTATTATCCACATCAGCTTTCAGGCGGCCAGAGGCAAAGGGTGATGATTGCCATGGCCGTGGCGTGTGAGCCAAAACTGCTTATCGCCGACGAACCGACCACCGCCCTGGATGTGACCGTTCAGGGAAAAATCATGGCACTCATCGATGATTTACGAAAATCGATGTCGATGAGCGTATTGATGATAAGTCACGATTTAGGCCTGATGTCACGATGGGCTGATGAAGTTGCCGTGATGCACGGTGGCCGCAAGCTTGAGCAAAATCATACCCGCGAGCTGTTTGCCGAGCCCCGGCATGAATATACGCGGGGGCTATTGGCCGCGTCATTACATAGCCAGCACGACGTGCACTATCGGCAACGTAGACTGACAGAAATTCGTACTCTACAAGGACAGAGTGAGCGGTCGTTTTCACTGTATACCCCTCCCACGCTGCGCTTCCCGCCTCTGGCGCATACCGCGCCATCACAGCCGATACTCTCCGCACAGGAAGTTAACGTTTCGTATACGCAAGGCGGCCAGAGGATTGATGCGGTGAGCGATGTTTCTTTCGATTTATTCAAAGGAGAGACACTGGGGTTGGTGGGCGAGTCCGGGTGTGGGAAATCGACCCTGTCTCGCGCTATCTTGCATCTGGTTAATCCTGACAGCGGACACATTCGACTAAACGGCATAGATACTGTTGGCCTGAAAGAATCGCAGCTGGGAGCGCTGCGCAGCAAAGTGCAGATGATTTTTCAGGACCCCTTTGCCTCTCTAAATCCAAGGCAGACGGTAGGCGGGATCCTCGATAGGGTGTTGAAAGTCAGTGGTGTCAAAGATAAAACACAGCGAAAACAACGGATTGCTTTTATGGTGGACCGCGTAGGCCTTCCGCAAAACAGTCTTAATCGTTTTGCACACGAGTTTTCAGGCGGGCAGCGTCAACGTATTGGCATTGCGCGGGCTTTGATAACCCAACCGGAGCTGATCATTTGTGATGAAGCCGTGTCAGCACTCGACGTCTCCATTCAGGCGCAAATCCTGAATCTCTTGCTGGAAATGAAACACGAATTCGGGCTGAGCTACCTGTTTATTTCGCACAATCTCGATGTGGTGCGCTATATGGCAGATCGCGTGCTTGTAATGCAAAAGGGTAAAATTGTGGAATCCGGAGAGGTGGAAACTGTCTGGAACCGCCCCCAACACCCTTACACACGGGAACTGCTCGAAGCGGTGGATGCAGAATATTCCCGTCAACGTAAACAACACCTGGAAATAGCTTGA
- a CDS encoding TetR/AcrR family transcriptional regulator, translating to MAQMGRPRSFDRDEGIRQAMYLFWQYGYESTSLALLKANLGNGITAPSFYAAFGSKEALFEEVVECYMSSYGQVNDCLWDDTLSPRKAAEQALRSSARMQTEQGHPSGCLIALSVNTCSPGHEHIRRILAERRARTREGFLRCVLRAKDIGELAADTDAHALAMHLHSFEIGLSTEARDGVTGEALDAAVSMAMRLWDANIH from the coding sequence ATGGCTCAGATGGGGCGTCCCCGTTCGTTCGACCGGGACGAAGGGATTCGACAGGCTATGTATCTCTTTTGGCAGTATGGCTACGAGTCCACTTCACTTGCCCTGCTCAAGGCGAACCTTGGCAACGGTATCACCGCGCCCAGCTTTTATGCGGCATTTGGTTCAAAAGAGGCCCTGTTTGAAGAGGTTGTCGAATGCTATATGTCGTCCTATGGTCAGGTTAACGATTGCCTGTGGGATGACACGCTCAGCCCGCGCAAGGCTGCAGAACAGGCGTTGCGCAGTTCGGCTCGAATGCAGACGGAACAAGGGCATCCCAGTGGCTGCCTTATCGCGCTATCCGTTAACACCTGTTCGCCCGGACACGAGCATATCCGCAGGATTCTTGCAGAGCGACGCGCACGCACGCGAGAGGGATTTTTGCGATGCGTTTTGAGGGCAAAAGACATCGGGGAACTGGCCGCCGACACCGACGCGCATGCGCTGGCCATGCATCTTCACAGCTTTGAAATCGGCCTGTCAACGGAGGCGCGCGATGGGGTAACCGGCGAAGCCCTCGATGCTGCAGTCTCGATGGCAATGAGACTCTGGGATGCGAACATTCACTAG
- a CDS encoding DUF4160 domain-containing protein yields MRVGGFRIFFYSHEPNKPAHLHVDKDSATAKIWLHKFSVASNVVFLPREL; encoded by the coding sequence TTGAGGGTCGGCGGCTTCCGCATTTTCTTTTATAGTCACGAACCTAATAAGCCTGCGCATCTCCACGTTGATAAAGACAGCGCAACGGCTAAAATTTGGTTACATAAGTTCAGTGTTGCGAGTAATGTAGTTTTTTTACCGCGTGAACTTTGA